In the Artemia franciscana chromosome 1, ASM3288406v1, whole genome shotgun sequence genome, one interval contains:
- the LOC136031132 gene encoding uncharacterized protein LOC136031132 isoform X3 produces MAKKQPRWAGIHHDDCREAGKCKTIKKVGRIRYGIVIQEISHLIFKALPWLNSCLQWNELVRSNCCHFWVLLQYS; encoded by the exons ATGGCCAAAAAGCAGCCTAGATGGGCTGGTATTCACCACGATGATTGTCGGGAAGCTGGTAAATGTAAGACGATCAAGAAAGTCGGAAG aatcagatATGGAATCGTTATTCAAGAAATCAGCCATCTCATATTCAAAGCGCTGCCTTGGCTGAATAGCTGTCTCCAGTGGAATGAGCTTGTACGGTCGAACTGCTGCCATTTCTG GGTTCTCCTCCAGTATTCCTGA
- the LOC136031132 gene encoding uncharacterized protein LOC136031132 isoform X2 yields MTKKQPRWTGIHHDNCREAGKCKTIKKVGRIRYGIVIQEISHLIFKALPWLNSCLQWNELVRSNCCHFWVLLQYS; encoded by the exons ATGACCAAAAAGCAGCCTAGATGGACTGGTATTCACCACGATAATTGTCGGGAAGCTGGTAAATGTAAGACGATCAAGAAAGTCGGAAG aatcagatATGGAATCGTTATTCAAGAAATCAGCCATCTCATATTCAAAGCGCTGCCTTGGCTGAATAGCTGTCTCCAGTGGAATGAGCTTGTACGGTCGAACTGCTGCCATTTCTG GGTTCTCCTCCAGTATTCCTGA